From one Lolium rigidum isolate FL_2022 chromosome 4, APGP_CSIRO_Lrig_0.1, whole genome shotgun sequence genomic stretch:
- the LOC124707714 gene encoding calmodulin-2, producing the protein MADQLTDEQIAEFKEAFSLFDKDGDGCITTKELGTVMRSLGQNPTEAELQDMINEVDADGNGTIDFPEFLNLMARKMKDTDSEEELKEAFRVFDKDQNGFISAAELRHVMTNLGEKLTDEEVDEMIREADVDGDGQINYEEFVKVMMAK; encoded by the exons ATGGCGGACCAGCTCACCGACGAGCAGATCGCCGAGTTCAAGGAGGCCTTCAGCCTCTTCGACAAGGATGGCGACG GTTGCATCACCACCAAGGAGCTCGGAACCGTGATGCGGTCCCTTGGGCAGAACCCCACTGAGGCAGAGCTGCAGGACATGATCAACGAGGTGGACGCTGATGGCAACGGCACCATCGACTTCCCAGAGTTTCTGAACCTGATGGCGAGGAAGATGAAGGACACCGACTCGGAGGAGGAGCTCAAGGAGGCCTTCCGCGTCTTCGACAAGGACCAGAACGGTTTCATCTCGGCCGCCGAGCTGCGCCACGTCATGACCAACCTCGGGGAGAAGCTGACCGACGAGGAGGTCGATGAGATGATCCGCGAGGCTGATGTGGACGGCGACGGCCAGATCAACTATGAGGAGTTTGTCAAGGTCATGATGGCCAAGTGA